One region of Mucilaginibacter sp. 14171R-50 genomic DNA includes:
- a CDS encoding ABC transporter permease, with amino-acid sequence MIKNYFKIAWRNLWKNKVSSTINIVGLAIGMAACIVILLFVSYERSFDNFHGDNIVRLNEVQKFPGMAASQKVGLSMFPMAPALKAEFPEVKSYTRVKWDRKYQMTNGETRVFLPQVFAVDSAFLDIFNFKVIKGNAKDAIEKPNSIALTQETAEKLFGKEDPIGKVINHYGGDTVKFTVTAVMENCPKNSQLQFDALYSLPGIQQKWMDRWGGNWLNTYLKVTPGTDLRAFEAKMPAFLKKHMDGEGWKYYELFYLPLKDVHSKAADIGLDYLNFQKFDQKSTNLFAIIAFIVLIIACINFMNLSTARSADRAKEVGIRKSIGAHRLQLALQFLSETILLSLLALVLAIILVELALPYVNHLSLRDITLPVFSKPSFLLVILLSTIMVGIISGIYPALFLSSFQPVKVLKGSVNTGKNKGTLRNVLVIGQFTSAVFLMIATAFVVKQLRFMQQKDPGFTREQVVTIPLDRISGQKYQVFKQALLSNTLVTGVTASQDQLGSHLDQSGVTFKYNNSPAREMAATQLVVDDDYLKVYNIKMALGKNFSPEKSANGREYIINEAMAKELLKDHPKAKEESLIGQRFGYDSLGVITGIAKNFNFNSMHYKVENLFIVNQDEWGFSTVSVKIKPGKSKEAVAYIKSTWESLIPGYPFEYQFLDDHFAEVYRADDQVSKIVGILAGLAILISCLGLFGLASFSAEKRIKEIGVRKVLGASVQNIVMLLSGHFIKLVLISNLIAWPLAWYVMNRWLQDFAYRINVTWGTFVFVALVSVFIALVTISFQSIKAAIANPVKSLRSE; translated from the coding sequence ATGATAAAAAATTATTTCAAGATCGCCTGGCGCAACCTTTGGAAAAACAAGGTTTCATCAACTATTAACATTGTTGGCCTTGCCATTGGAATGGCCGCGTGCATAGTTATCCTGTTGTTTGTATCGTACGAGAGAAGTTTCGACAACTTTCACGGCGATAACATCGTCAGGTTAAACGAGGTGCAGAAGTTTCCGGGGATGGCGGCATCGCAAAAGGTAGGCTTATCTATGTTCCCGATGGCACCCGCGCTTAAGGCAGAATTCCCTGAAGTAAAGAGCTACACGCGCGTAAAATGGGACCGCAAGTACCAGATGACCAATGGCGAAACAAGGGTGTTTTTGCCACAGGTTTTTGCGGTCGACTCGGCCTTTCTGGATATCTTCAATTTTAAGGTTATAAAGGGTAACGCAAAAGATGCTATTGAAAAACCCAACAGTATAGCCCTTACACAGGAAACCGCCGAAAAGTTATTCGGAAAGGAAGACCCGATAGGTAAAGTTATAAACCACTACGGTGGCGATACAGTAAAATTTACGGTAACTGCCGTTATGGAAAACTGCCCCAAAAACTCGCAGTTGCAGTTTGATGCTTTGTATTCGTTGCCAGGCATTCAACAAAAATGGATGGATAGATGGGGCGGCAACTGGCTAAACACCTATCTTAAAGTTACACCCGGCACTGATCTGAGGGCCTTTGAAGCAAAAATGCCTGCCTTCTTAAAAAAACACATGGACGGCGAGGGCTGGAAATATTACGAGTTGTTTTACCTGCCGTTGAAAGATGTACATTCTAAAGCTGCGGATATAGGACTGGATTACCTGAACTTTCAAAAATTCGATCAAAAATCAACCAACCTATTTGCCATTATAGCCTTCATTGTGCTCATTATAGCATGTATCAACTTCATGAACCTATCTACCGCCCGTTCGGCAGATAGGGCTAAAGAAGTAGGTATCCGTAAATCAATAGGCGCCCACCGGTTGCAGCTGGCGCTGCAATTTTTAAGCGAAACCATATTACTCTCGTTACTGGCATTGGTGCTTGCGATTATTTTGGTAGAACTGGCTCTGCCGTATGTAAACCACCTGAGCCTGCGGGATATAACGCTGCCGGTATTCAGCAAACCTTCGTTCCTGCTGGTAATTTTGCTGAGCACTATAATGGTTGGCATTATCTCGGGCATTTACCCGGCATTGTTCCTTTCGTCTTTTCAACCTGTAAAGGTTTTAAAGGGATCGGTAAATACCGGCAAAAATAAGGGCACGCTGCGCAATGTGCTGGTTATCGGCCAGTTTACAAGCGCCGTGTTTTTGATGATCGCTACGGCTTTTGTGGTAAAACAGTTAAGATTTATGCAGCAAAAAGATCCTGGTTTTACCCGCGAGCAGGTGGTTACTATCCCGCTCGACAGGATCTCGGGGCAAAAGTACCAGGTGTTTAAACAGGCGCTGTTAAGCAATACCCTGGTTACGGGCGTCACCGCATCTCAGGATCAGTTGGGCAGCCACTTAGACCAATCGGGCGTTACTTTTAAGTATAACAATTCGCCTGCGCGGGAAATGGCTGCTACACAGCTTGTAGTTGATGATGATTACCTGAAAGTGTACAATATTAAAATGGCGTTAGGGAAGAATTTCTCTCCCGAAAAGTCAGCAAACGGCCGCGAGTATATTATAAACGAAGCGATGGCCAAAGAGCTTTTGAAAGATCATCCAAAGGCTAAAGAAGAATCGTTGATAGGCCAGCGTTTCGGCTACGATTCGCTTGGGGTTATAACCGGTATAGCCAAAAATTTCAACTTTAACTCGATGCACTATAAGGTTGAAAACCTGTTTATTGTAAACCAGGATGAATGGGGCTTCAGCACGGTTTCGGTAAAAATAAAGCCGGGGAAATCAAAAGAAGCTGTAGCTTATATAAAATCTACCTGGGAGAGCCTGATACCCGGTTATCCGTTTGAATACCAATTTTTAGACGACCACTTTGCAGAGGTTTACCGTGCAGACGACCAGGTGAGCAAAATAGTGGGCATACTTGCCGGTCTGGCCATCCTGATATCGTGCCTTGGCTTGTTCGGGCTTGCATCATTCTCTGCCGAAAAACGGATTAAAGAGATAGGCGTACGCAAAGTTTTAGGGGCATCGGTACAAAACATTGTGATGTTGCTGTCGGGTCATTTTATAAAACTCGTGCTAATATCAAACCTGATAGCCTGGCCGCTGGCATGGTACGTAATGAACCGCTGGTTGCAGGATTTTGCCTATCGTATTAATGTAACCTGGGGAACGTTTGTATTTGTTGCGTTGGTATCGGTATTCATCGCTTTGGTAACCATTAGTTTTCAATCCATCAAAGCTGCGATTGCAAACCCCGTAAAAAGCTTACGAAGCGAATAA
- a CDS encoding ABC transporter permease: MIKNYFKTAWRSLLRNKSYTIINITGLAIGIAACLLIFLVIHFETGFDTYHTKKDRIYRVLNKRTSSEGVKFRSGLPFPIEKDLRIDFPQLPLVTSVINDDGKQLSVKDAAGQIKRFKEDDLYITDAEFFNVFDFTWVTGNKKTALTEPNTVVLTQRMARKFFGNWENAMGKTITYENKTDLKVTGILRDLPVNTDLPVNIAISYATIKQTDYKNNLEDWGSNFGSHNCFVVLPANVSEAQFNKQLVPFIKKHRPDEAKREAFLLQPLTEMHFDTRTGLFNGQVFSKDMIRTLSLIGVFLLVIACVNFINLATAQAVNRSKEVGIRKVLGSKRRQLILQFLSETFIITLFSVLLAIALSEAALPALNRLLEIKLAAGFINDGVIIAFLGAVLIVVTLLSGVYPSMVLSGFNPITALKNKITGVRSNGITLRRALVVVQFGIAQVLVIATLVVISQLNHFKNSPLGFDKDAVVTVSLPGDSVSRLRMAALRNEILQQPNVKSFSYSFTSPSDNTNWGTPITYDNAATETEFRVNLKWADADYFKLYNLKFVAGGPYSQSDTVNAYVVNETLLKNLGVTNPKDAIGKTINIWGDKNLTQKIVGVVKDFNVTSLREQIPPVVMGAWTGQYGIANIKLSPINMQPTLAIIEKLWTKTFPENIYEHKFLDQKIENFYRKESQLSQLYKIFAGIAIFISCLGLYGMVSFMAVQRTKEVGIRKTLGASVANIVYLFSKEFTILILISFVISAPVAWYFMQQWLQGFTYRIHPGVGIFAMSIALSIVIAWVTVGYKAIKAALVNPVKSLKSE; this comes from the coding sequence ATGATCAAAAATTATTTTAAGACCGCCTGGCGCAGTTTGCTTCGTAACAAAAGCTATACTATTATAAACATTACAGGCCTGGCCATTGGCATAGCTGCCTGTTTGCTTATATTTTTAGTGATACATTTTGAAACCGGCTTTGATACCTATCACACTAAAAAGGATCGTATTTACCGGGTGTTGAATAAGCGCACATCGTCCGAAGGTGTTAAGTTTAGGTCTGGTTTGCCTTTCCCCATAGAAAAGGACCTGCGGATCGATTTTCCACAATTGCCACTGGTAACATCGGTTATTAATGATGACGGCAAGCAACTAAGTGTTAAAGATGCCGCCGGGCAAATAAAAAGGTTTAAAGAGGACGATCTTTATATTACCGACGCCGAATTTTTTAACGTGTTTGATTTTACCTGGGTTACCGGAAACAAAAAAACAGCGTTAACCGAGCCCAACACTGTTGTGCTTACCCAACGCATGGCCAGGAAATTTTTTGGTAATTGGGAAAACGCAATGGGTAAAACCATCACTTATGAAAATAAGACAGACCTTAAAGTTACTGGGATACTGCGGGACCTGCCAGTAAATACCGATTTGCCTGTTAATATAGCTATATCGTACGCAACCATAAAACAAACCGACTATAAGAATAACCTGGAGGATTGGGGTAGTAATTTTGGATCGCACAATTGTTTTGTTGTACTGCCCGCTAACGTTAGCGAAGCGCAGTTTAACAAACAACTGGTGCCGTTTATAAAAAAACACCGCCCTGACGAAGCAAAACGCGAAGCGTTTTTATTACAGCCTTTAACCGAGATGCATTTTGATACCCGTACAGGGCTATTCAACGGCCAGGTATTTAGCAAGGATATGATCAGGACATTAAGCCTTATCGGGGTGTTTTTACTGGTGATAGCCTGCGTTAACTTTATTAACCTGGCCACAGCCCAGGCCGTTAACCGTTCGAAAGAAGTAGGTATAAGGAAAGTGTTAGGAAGCAAGCGTAGACAGCTCATATTACAATTTTTAAGCGAAACTTTCATTATCACCTTGTTTTCTGTTTTGCTTGCCATAGCGTTGAGCGAAGCTGCTTTGCCTGCTTTAAACCGCCTGCTGGAGATCAAATTGGCCGCCGGCTTTATTAATGATGGGGTTATAATTGCATTTTTAGGAGCGGTACTCATAGTGGTTACTTTATTATCAGGCGTGTACCCGTCAATGGTACTATCGGGCTTTAACCCCATAACCGCCTTAAAAAATAAAATAACCGGGGTTAGGAGCAATGGCATTACTCTTAGGCGCGCGCTTGTGGTAGTGCAGTTTGGCATAGCACAGGTGCTTGTAATAGCTACTTTAGTCGTCATTAGCCAGTTAAACCATTTTAAAAACTCGCCGTTGGGCTTCGATAAAGACGCAGTAGTAACAGTAAGCCTGCCCGGCGACAGCGTTAGCCGCCTGAGAATGGCCGCCTTGCGGAACGAGATACTGCAACAGCCAAATGTTAAAAGCTTTAGCTATAGCTTTACCAGCCCGTCTGATAACACCAATTGGGGCACGCCTATCACTTACGACAATGCCGCCACAGAAACCGAATTTAGGGTAAATTTAAAATGGGCCGATGCCGATTATTTTAAGCTTTACAACCTGAAGTTTGTTGCCGGCGGCCCATACAGCCAAAGCGATACGGTAAACGCCTATGTAGTTAACGAGACTCTTCTAAAGAACCTTGGCGTAACCAACCCTAAAGATGCTATTGGCAAAACCATAAACATTTGGGGAGATAAAAATCTAACCCAAAAAATTGTTGGCGTTGTAAAAGATTTCAACGTAACATCATTACGCGAACAGATACCACCGGTAGTTATGGGGGCCTGGACAGGCCAGTACGGCATAGCAAACATTAAGCTTTCGCCAATAAATATGCAGCCCACACTCGCCATCATAGAAAAGCTGTGGACAAAAACATTCCCCGAAAATATCTACGAACACAAATTTCTGGATCAGAAAATAGAGAATTTTTACAGAAAGGAAAGTCAGCTGTCACAGCTCTACAAGATTTTTGCGGGGATAGCCATTTTTATATCCTGCCTGGGCTTGTATGGCATGGTATCGTTTATGGCGGTACAACGCACAAAAGAGGTAGGCATCCGTAAAACGTTGGGTGCATCGGTAGCAAATATCGTATACCTGTTCTCCAAGGAGTTTACCATACTCATTTTAATATCATTCGTTATTTCGGCGCCCGTTGCATGGTATTTTATGCAGCAATGGCTGCAAGGCTTTACGTATCGAATACATCCGGGGGTAGGGATATTTGCTATGTCTATCGCCTTATCTATAGTTATAGCATGGGTAACAGTGGGGTACAAGGCTATAAAGGCAGCGCTTGTGAACCCTGTAAAAAGTTTAAAAAGCGAATGA
- a CDS encoding ABC transporter permease, with product MLKNYFKIAWRNIIRHKAHSIINISGLSVGIGACLLIFVILKFELSFNKFNKNFDDIYHLVTKQTAEDGINYNPGVSVPALDALRIDFPQVKFAALTSSYGSQMTVSGTDDKKFIEPIGVFFMEPQFFDIFQTRWLNGSKEVLSQPNMVVITKAIATKYFGDWNTAMGKTIKMDNTLTLRVAGIVEDAPSNSDIPLKIMVSYITWKQSGKTYSYNNEWGSISSNHQIFLQLPQNLSRQKFEAQLVGFTKKNLTDKRAARTHLAQPLAEMHFDTLIGNTLGDHSTSKATISTLTFIAILIILMASINFINLSTAQSVGRSKEVGIRKVLGSTRKQLVAQVIGETTLVIAFSVILAVVIAKIALPYLKNISSVPDDIGLINTDTAIFLVCTMLAVIVLSGIYPALVISGFKPVAALKNKITAASIGGIPLRRALVVAQFAIAQLLIIGTIVAVNQMNFVNEADLGFNKNAVLVIPGYTDSVSLSKVNSFKQQILQNPNVKATSFASDAPSSENNWGSNFYFDGSPKDVSFTVFLKFADADYFKTFGLKFAAGKGYDESDTARQAVVNETLVHKLGIRNAEEAIGKTIKIGSGRWMPITGVVKDFKTNSLRDAVKPTFITSAKSNWSQVAVKIQTKNLSKTVKDIQQLWEKTYPEYAYNGYFLDENIAQFYRQENQLALVYKIFAAIAIFISCLGLYGLVSFMAVQRTKEVGVRKVLGASVFNIVFLFSKEFMILISVAFLIAMPLAWYIMSGWLQNFAYRIPLTVGVFVLAIVSSIAIAWLTVGYKALRAAMVNPVKSLRSE from the coding sequence ATGTTAAAAAATTACTTCAAAATTGCCTGGAGGAATATCATCCGTCATAAGGCGCACTCTATAATCAACATTTCGGGCTTAAGCGTAGGCATTGGCGCCTGTCTGCTCATATTTGTTATCCTCAAATTTGAACTAAGCTTTAATAAATTCAATAAAAACTTTGATGACATCTACCACCTGGTTACCAAACAAACGGCTGAAGATGGCATAAACTATAACCCGGGCGTATCTGTGCCGGCGCTTGATGCCTTAAGGATTGATTTTCCGCAGGTAAAATTTGCTGCTTTAACATCAAGCTACGGCAGCCAGATGACCGTATCCGGTACGGACGATAAGAAGTTTATTGAGCCAATCGGGGTTTTCTTTATGGAACCGCAGTTCTTCGATATTTTTCAAACCAGGTGGCTTAACGGTTCTAAAGAAGTGCTTTCGCAGCCCAATATGGTTGTTATTACCAAAGCTATCGCAACAAAATATTTCGGCGATTGGAATACGGCAATGGGTAAAACCATTAAAATGGATAACACCTTAACCTTACGGGTTGCCGGTATAGTTGAAGATGCGCCAAGTAACAGCGATATACCCTTAAAAATAATGGTATCGTACATCACCTGGAAACAAAGCGGCAAAACATACAGCTACAATAACGAATGGGGATCTATAAGCAGTAATCACCAGATATTTTTACAACTGCCCCAAAACCTAAGCCGCCAAAAATTCGAGGCGCAGCTGGTGGGCTTCACCAAAAAGAACCTGACTGATAAACGTGCTGCGCGAACGCATCTGGCGCAGCCACTTGCCGAAATGCACTTTGATACACTGATAGGCAATACACTTGGCGACCATTCTACCAGCAAGGCAACCATCAGTACACTAACCTTTATCGCTATTTTGATCATCCTAATGGCGTCTATCAACTTCATCAACCTTTCAACCGCGCAATCGGTTGGGCGCTCAAAAGAGGTTGGCATCCGTAAAGTATTGGGCAGCACGCGCAAACAACTGGTGGCGCAGGTAATTGGCGAAACTACCCTGGTTATTGCATTTTCGGTGATATTGGCAGTGGTTATAGCAAAAATAGCTTTACCCTATCTTAAAAATATATCAAGCGTACCTGATGATATTGGTCTGATAAATACAGATACGGCCATATTTCTGGTATGTACCATGCTGGCAGTAATAGTGCTATCGGGTATTTATCCGGCGTTGGTAATCTCGGGCTTTAAACCCGTGGCTGCATTAAAAAATAAAATAACAGCTGCATCAATTGGCGGCATACCCTTACGCCGCGCCCTGGTGGTTGCCCAGTTTGCCATTGCCCAGTTACTTATCATCGGGACCATTGTAGCGGTAAACCAAATGAACTTTGTAAACGAAGCCGACCTTGGCTTTAATAAAAACGCCGTATTGGTTATCCCCGGCTATACAGATAGTGTTAGCCTGAGCAAAGTAAATTCATTTAAACAGCAAATACTGCAAAACCCCAATGTAAAGGCTACGAGTTTCGCCTCGGATGCGCCATCATCAGAAAATAACTGGGGATCAAATTTTTACTTTGACGGCTCGCCAAAAGATGTATCGTTTACCGTTTTTTTAAAATTCGCCGATGCGGATTATTTCAAAACGTTCGGACTGAAGTTTGCTGCGGGTAAAGGCTATGACGAAAGCGACACGGCCCGCCAGGCAGTAGTTAACGAAACGCTGGTGCACAAATTGGGCATCCGTAATGCAGAGGAGGCGATAGGTAAAACCATAAAAATAGGCAGCGGCCGCTGGATGCCTATAACCGGCGTTGTGAAAGATTTTAAAACCAACTCGTTACGCGACGCTGTTAAACCAACTTTTATAACGTCTGCAAAATCAAATTGGTCGCAGGTGGCTGTCAAGATCCAGACAAAAAACTTAAGCAAAACTGTTAAGGACATACAGCAGCTTTGGGAAAAAACCTACCCGGAATATGCCTATAACGGTTATTTCCTGGATGAAAACATAGCGCAGTTTTACAGGCAGGAAAACCAACTGGCTTTGGTTTACAAAATATTTGCGGCTATAGCCATATTTATTTCATGCCTCGGCTTATATGGGCTGGTATCCTTTATGGCAGTGCAACGCACCAAAGAAGTAGGTGTACGCAAAGTATTGGGGGCTTCGGTATTCAATATTGTGTTCCTGTTCTCCAAAGAATTTATGATACTAATTTCTGTAGCATTCTTAATAGCTATGCCATTGGCGTGGTATATCATGTCGGGCTGGTTACAAAACTTTGCATACCGCATACCGCTTACCGTCGGTGTATTTGTGCTGGCTATTGTTTCGTCAATAGCTATAGCATGGTTAACGGTTGGTTACAAAGCATTAAGGGCAGCTATGGTAAACCCGGTTAAAAGCCTGCGAAGCGAATAA
- the trpB gene encoding tryptophan synthase subunit beta, whose translation MKYGVNEQGYYGDFGGAYIPEMLYPNVEELRQEYIKIISDPGFTAEFDQLLKDYVGRPSPLYHAKRYSEKYGANIFFKREDLNHTGSHKINNAIGQILLAQRLGKKRIIAETGAGQHGVATATVCALKGIECIVYMGEIDMERQAPNVARMKMLGARVVPATSGSKTLKDATNEALRDWIGNPVDTHYIIGSVVGPYPYPDMVARFQSVISAETKKQLLEQTGSELPQYALACVGGGSNAMGMFYHFLDDEAVKLVAVEAAGKGVDSGHSAATTFLGKEGVLHGSRTILMQTADGQVEEPYSISAGLDYPGIGPQHAHLYKINRAKYVSITDDEALNAGLLCSQMEGIIPAIETAHALAYLEKMTFQKSDNVVICLSGRGDKDLDTYIRHFGF comes from the coding sequence ATGAAGTACGGAGTTAACGAACAAGGCTATTACGGAGATTTTGGCGGTGCCTATATCCCCGAAATGCTGTATCCTAATGTTGAAGAGTTAAGGCAGGAATACATCAAAATAATAAGCGACCCCGGCTTTACCGCAGAGTTTGACCAGTTGTTAAAAGACTATGTGGGCAGGCCATCCCCGTTGTATCATGCTAAAAGATATTCTGAGAAATATGGGGCTAACATTTTTTTTAAGCGCGAAGACCTGAACCACACCGGTTCGCACAAAATAAACAACGCCATAGGGCAGATATTGCTTGCACAGCGTTTGGGCAAAAAACGCATCATCGCCGAAACAGGCGCCGGTCAGCACGGGGTAGCAACGGCTACGGTTTGCGCCTTGAAAGGTATTGAATGTATTGTTTACATGGGCGAGATTGACATGGAGCGCCAGGCTCCGAATGTGGCACGTATGAAAATGCTGGGCGCCAGGGTAGTACCGGCAACGTCGGGTAGCAAAACGTTGAAGGATGCCACCAACGAGGCTCTGCGCGACTGGATAGGGAACCCGGTTGATACCCATTACATTATCGGTTCGGTAGTAGGGCCGTACCCATACCCTGATATGGTGGCAAGGTTTCAGTCGGTAATATCTGCCGAAACAAAAAAACAGCTATTGGAGCAAACCGGCAGCGAATTGCCTCAATACGCTCTGGCTTGCGTGGGCGGCGGCAGTAATGCCATGGGCATGTTCTATCATTTTTTAGACGACGAAGCCGTAAAACTGGTAGCTGTTGAAGCAGCAGGTAAAGGCGTTGACAGCGGCCACTCGGCTGCAACCACATTTTTGGGAAAAGAAGGCGTATTGCACGGCAGCCGCACCATATTGATGCAAACGGCCGACGGGCAGGTAGAAGAACCATATTCGATATCTGCCGGGCTGGATTACCCGGGCATAGGCCCTCAGCACGCGCATCTGTACAAAATAAACCGCGCCAAATATGTAAGCATCACTGATGATGAAGCCCTGAATGCCGGCCTGTTATGTTCGCAAATGGAGGGCATTATTCCGGCCATTGAAACAGCGCACGCGCTTGCTTATCTCGAAAAAATGACCTTCCAAAAAAGCGATAATGTAGTGATCTGCCTTTCGGGCAGGGGGGATAAGGACCTGGATACTTATATCAGGCATTTTGGGTTTTAA
- a CDS encoding phosphoribosylanthranilate isomerase produces MKIKVCGLRDSDNIKAVAGIRPDYMGFICYDRSARFIGAMEDDELVNISTDIAKVGVFVDEDADTISKLIYKYKFDAIQLHGSESPEFCGMFKHEVEVIKAFGVDENFDFTQLKAYKNNVNYFLFDTKTAAYGGSGKTFDWTILDKYTLDVPFLLSGGLSLDNLEEVKQIKHPAFYGVDLNSKFEVSPALKDINKLTQAFTTINTFNSNEVRS; encoded by the coding sequence ATGAAAATTAAAGTTTGCGGATTAAGGGATAGTGATAACATTAAGGCTGTTGCCGGTATAAGGCCTGACTATATGGGCTTTATTTGCTACGATAGGTCGGCGCGTTTTATTGGCGCAATGGAGGATGATGAACTGGTAAATATTTCTACAGATATTGCTAAAGTTGGCGTTTTTGTGGATGAGGATGCAGATACCATCAGTAAATTAATATATAAGTATAAGTTCGACGCTATACAGCTTCACGGCAGTGAAAGCCCGGAGTTTTGCGGGATGTTTAAACACGAGGTGGAGGTAATAAAAGCATTTGGTGTAGACGAAAATTTTGATTTTACACAACTGAAAGCATACAAGAACAATGTGAATTATTTCCTGTTCGATACAAAAACGGCGGCGTACGGCGGTTCGGGGAAGACGTTTGATTGGACTATTCTTGATAAATATACACTGGATGTGCCTTTCCTTTTATCGGGAGGATTGAGTTTAGACAACCTGGAAGAAGTAAAGCAGATAAAGCATCCCGCATTTTATGGGGTAGATCTGAACAGCAAATTTGAGGTATCGCCAGCATTAAAGGATATAAATAAACTAACACAAGCATTTACTACGATAAACACATTTAACAGCAATGAAGTACGGAGTTAA
- the trpD gene encoding anthranilate phosphoribosyltransferase, which produces MKQILNHLFEHKTFTREQSKEILLNIALGKYNNSQMAAFMTAYCMRSITVNELEGFRDAMLELCLPVDLQTGELIDLCGTGGDGKDTFNISTLASFVVAGAGYKVAKHGNYGVSSGCGSSNVMEHLGYVFTNNTDALKRSIDKANICFLHAPLFHPAMKTVAPIRRELGVKTFFNMLGPLVNPAKPQNQMVGVFNLELARIYAYLYQKSEVKYTILNALDGYDEISLTCDFKTFSAEGEKINSIESLGFGKLNEDEITGGHTVSDSADIFMKVLNDDATIAQTSVVLSNAAMAIKTIHPQKSFADCFYEAEESLISKKALGSFKALIAN; this is translated from the coding sequence ATGAAACAGATACTTAACCACCTTTTTGAACATAAGACATTTACCCGCGAACAGTCGAAAGAAATTTTGTTGAATATAGCGCTGGGTAAATACAATAACTCGCAAATGGCCGCTTTTATGACGGCGTATTGCATGCGCAGCATTACGGTTAACGAGTTGGAGGGTTTTCGGGATGCCATGCTGGAGCTTTGCCTGCCGGTTGACCTGCAAACCGGCGAACTGATAGACCTTTGCGGCACCGGCGGCGATGGCAAGGATACTTTTAATATATCAACACTTGCATCATTTGTGGTAGCCGGTGCAGGATATAAGGTTGCCAAGCATGGCAATTATGGCGTTTCTTCGGGCTGTGGGTCGTCAAACGTAATGGAGCACCTGGGTTATGTGTTCACCAACAACACCGATGCATTGAAGCGCAGCATCGATAAGGCTAATATATGCTTTCTGCACGCGCCCTTGTTTCATCCGGCCATGAAAACCGTAGCACCAATACGCCGAGAGCTTGGCGTAAAAACATTCTTTAATATGCTTGGCCCGTTGGTAAACCCGGCTAAGCCGCAAAACCAAATGGTGGGGGTGTTTAACCTTGAGCTGGCAAGGATATATGCTTACCTGTATCAAAAGTCAGAAGTAAAATATACCATACTGAACGCGCTGGATGGTTACGATGAGATCTCGCTCACCTGCGATTTTAAAACGTTTTCGGCCGAGGGCGAGAAAATAAATAGCATTGAAAGCCTTGGTTTTGGCAAACTAAACGAAGATGAAATAACCGGCGGGCATACCGTAAGCGATTCAGCAGATATATTTATGAAGGTGCTTAATGATGATGCGACGATTGCCCAAACCAGCGTGGTTTTAAGCAACGCCGCTATGGCAATTAAAACTATTCATCCGCAAAAAAGCTTTGCCGATTGCTTTTACGAGGCCGAAGAATCGCTGATAAGCAAAAAGGCACTGGGCAGCTTTAAAGCGTTAATAGCCAATTAA
- a CDS encoding ion channel, translating to MAIRKQHINPENDLGFGPQPVIKNQPLINKDGSVNVKRRGLSRFNTADTYHTLIKMSWARFWVVVLSGYLIANLFFASIYVLIGMDSLDGASAHNHMSHMLDAFFFSAQTISTVGYGHISPRGVIANSVAAFESMIGLLAFALATGLLYGRFSKPSAKIVYSENMVVAPYGDNGRGLMFRLANIRKNVLIDLDIQVIFSYNEVVDGKPIRRFFPLELERKYVSLLTLNWTIVHPLDANSPLIDMIYEDLETYQASFSVLLKAFDDTFSQTVHSRTSYIAQDMVWNAKFVPMFTRDEDGRIELDMGKISEFDMVH from the coding sequence ATGGCTATACGCAAACAACATATCAACCCCGAGAACGATCTTGGCTTCGGCCCTCAGCCGGTGATCAAAAACCAGCCGCTTATTAATAAAGATGGTTCGGTAAATGTAAAGCGCAGGGGTTTATCGAGGTTTAATACTGCGGATACCTATCACACGCTCATTAAAATGAGCTGGGCAAGGTTTTGGGTAGTGGTACTCAGCGGATATTTGATCGCTAACCTGTTTTTTGCATCTATTTATGTATTGATAGGGATGGATAGCCTGGATGGCGCATCGGCGCATAACCATATGAGCCATATGCTTGATGCATTCTTTTTTTCGGCGCAAACCATATCTACGGTGGGTTACGGGCATATCAGCCCGCGTGGAGTGATAGCCAACAGCGTGGCCGCCTTCGAATCGATGATTGGTTTGCTGGCCTTTGCGCTGGCTACCGGCTTGCTTTACGGGCGTTTTTCAAAACCATCAGCAAAAATAGTCTACAGCGAAAATATGGTGGTTGCCCCATACGGCGATAATGGGCGCGGATTGATGTTCAGGTTGGCCAATATCCGTAAAAACGTGCTGATAGATCTGGATATACAGGTCATTTTTTCGTACAACGAAGTTGTTGACGGCAAACCTATACGCCGTTTTTTCCCTTTAGAACTTGAGCGTAAATATGTGAGCCTGCTTACCCTAAACTGGACCATTGTGCATCCGCTTGATGCCAACAGCCCGCTGATTGATATGATATACGAGGATCTGGAAACTTACCAGGCGAGCTTTTCGGTATTGCTGAAAGCGTTTGATGATACTTTTTCGCAAACGGTGCATTCGCGTACATCCTACATAGCGCAGGATATGGTTTGGAACGCCAAATTTGTGCCTATGTTTACCCGCGATGAAGATGGCAGGATAGAACTGGATATGGGTAAAATAAGTGAATTTGATATGGTTCATTAG